Below is a genomic region from Methanomethylovorans hollandica DSM 15978.
CTTGCATCTCTTCTTTTATCTCCCGCATCCTTTCTTCTTTTATTTTGTATTTAGAAGACTTTACATTTTTTTCTTTGCAAACATTGCTTATCTCTTCGTTCAACTTTTCAATCTCTTCTTCAGTCCTTTTGAGTTTAATTTTCAACTTCATAATTTTCATTTCATTATCCTTTATCAGTCCAAGTAATTCCTCCGTTGAAAGCCAGTGATGAATTTTTTCATTTTTAACCTGCTTACGCATACCAATCATCCTTTACTATTCTTTTTTGAGAATGTTATGACAAGTTAAACTATTGAACTTGCTACTTATATAGTATCAATGTTTATTATCGGTGTTATGTCTTTAACCTTTAGAATGTTCTCTTACTTCCACTCGCATATCCCCTTATAATCACAGAAATAGCAGTTCGGCTGGACCTTCAGCTCAAAGTCCTCATCCAGTATCCCTTCAACAGCCCCTTTTACCTTTTCAAGGACCGCATCGACATTCTTAGCCTCGATATCTATAAGGGTCAGTTTAGCCACATTGGGATGCACATACAAGTGACCTGCTTTAACAGGCAGTTTTCCGTACTTTTCTTTCACTGCCAGACAATAAAGGGCGATCTGCACGTCTTCCTTAAGTTCGTTCTTTGTGTACGGTGTCTTATTCGTCTTGTAATCGATAACAATATAATCGCCGACAGGTGTCCTGTCCAGCCTGTCTATGAAACCCGTGAATGGCGATCCATTTATGGAAAGGTCAAAACGTTCCTCTATTGCGACAGTTTCATTTGGATTTGTCTGCTCGAACTGGAACCAGAATTCTAACATCTGTTCCATTTTACTATGTTCTTGTTTTTCCTGGGTAGCCGATGGGAAGACCGAGCCATCCCAGGTATCATCAAGCATTTTCATAGCATCAGAGATTAGTGGTGTCTTACCTTGCATCTTCTGCCTTGCCATTTCCTCATAAATAGCATGCATCCCGGTACCCACCTTCAGATGTGTTTTGTGCGGAGTGGGTATATGTAAAATATTGTTGTACTTGAACTTCAGCGGACAATCAATATATTCTTTTATTTTTGATGCCGAGAATCTCATGGCAGGATCGACCAGAGCAGGTAACCTGTCATCAATAAGGTCCTGCAGTTCAGTGGGATCCTTCAAAGTGACCTGCATGAATCTATGCATATCAAAATTTGCAGGATCTCCACTTTGTTCCAGCTCCCTTAACTGCGCCAGTACAAGCAGGGATTCCAGGGCCTGCTTCAGCTGCCCTTGTCTGGCATACATGCTTACCATGGCCTCATACTCGTTCATCTTAAGCTGCAGAGGAGAATTTGCTGTAAGTCCGTATTGTCCCGTACTTGCAGTTGCATCGATCATTTCCACAAGCGTGTTCTGTGTATGATCGATATCTTCCAGGAACTGGCTTGGCTTTGAAGCATTAGAATTTACCAGATACTTTTCAGGGAAGACCAGATACAACTTCTCTTTTGCCCGGGTCATGGCCACATAAGCAAGCCTTCTTTCTTCTTCAAGGTGCAGCACTTTCTCTTCTACACCCCGCTGTACTCCTTTTGCTAGCTTCAACGGTACAGTAAATGTTTTCTTCTGATGCTGTAATGGTAAATGCCGTGCAGCCATATCACATACGAAAACTGCTTTTGCTTCTTTACCTTTGGACTGATGGATGGTCATTATCTTTACAGTGTTCTCGTCTCCTGCTTCCCCATCCTCGATATCCATGTCAAAGACCAGTGCCATGTGTTCCATGACCTCTTCAAATTCTGAACCTCCACCGATCAGTTCAAGGTCTTCAACCATTCTTACAAGAGCGTTCAATACTTCGATGTTCTTTCGGGATATTCTGGTATCTTCCTGTAATGCAGAACGATACAGGTCTGTCTTTTCTATGAGTAGATGCTTCAGGGTATCAGAAGGCACATGATTCTTTTTATGCACTATCAGTTCCTGAATTCTGGTGATGATAGAAGATACAAGGTCCTTTTGGTCGATGTTGATATTATCGAGATGGTTCAGGAGAACTTCGTATATCCCGTCACCTATAGCATTATTATTCCGGGCAAGCTGCCTTGCCGTAATGTTGATCTTCTGCAGATTTTGCTCTTTTACTCCTTCCCTTGATAACACCTTTGCAAATGAAATCCCGTTATTGAAAGGGTCAGATACTATTCTCATATATGCAAGTGCTTCCTGGATGACAGGGAAATAGGTCAGCTGTAACCTTCCAACATCCTCTACTGGTATCATCTGCAGCCTCAGGGCTTCACTGAACTTTCTGCCATCATCTCTTTTGCGTGTAAGGATGTAAATGTCCCGAGGCTCAATGCCTTCTTTTTCCACAAGCCTTTTTACTTCTCCTGCAACCCACTCAGCTTCACTTTCGTCATCAGGAGCTTTGACTACCTTTATCAGTTCACCGACACCATTACTGGAGACAAGGTTCTTTTGTTCTCTCTCCGGATTTATCTCGATGAGCTGCTGAGAAATATCCACGATCTGTTCAGTAGATCTATAATTCACATCCAGGGTAACCTTCTCGAGAGAAGGATAGAAAGTTTTTAGCTGGCTGATATTTGAGAGATATGCACCTCTGAACCTGTAGATGCACTGGTCATCGTCTGCCACACAGGTAAGATTTCCCCCGTTGGCCATGAGATGAATAAGATGCAGCTGTGCATAATTAGTATCCTGGAATTCATCTACCAGGATGTGGTCATAACGGCTTCCTATTTTGTTTTTTACAAAAAGGTTGTTCTCCAGCAGATTACAGGCAAGGTGTATCATATCATCATAGTCGATGAAATTATTCTTCCATTTGTATTGCTGATAATGATAGTAGAATTTTGCAAGATCTCCGAGTTTAAGCAGTTGGTCAGTTTCATCGTCTGTAAGAGTAGCACCGGATGTAAGAGAAGTGGAAACGTATGTTTCAAGTTCTTCAGGAGGGATAAGATGATCATGGAACTGTGAAACACCTTCCAGAAGACTTGTGATAAGGTCTGTGGGTTTGGAAGGAAGGGTAATATGGTCAAACCCAAATAGATCAATGTTCTTTGTACCCCATACATGGGAATGTTCCTTTGAAATGAGCCTTGTCCCTCGATTGATACCCAGATCCAGTGAGAACTCTCGAATAAGATCATTGCAGAAAGAATGGAATGTTGAGACCGTAATACCAGTGCCAACTCCAATGTCGTTTTCTATTCGGTTCTGCATTTCTCCAGCTGCTTTTTCTGAAAACGTGAGAGCAAGTATCCTGTCCGGAGATATTCCATCATTGATCAGTTTCAGTACTTTCTGTGTTATTGTTAATGTTTTCCCGGATCCGGGGCCTGCAAGAATAAGCAGGGGACCAGAAGTATAAGATACTGCTTTTGATTGACCGGTATTTAGTTGAGACATTATTATTTCTCCTGTAAATATTATTCTAGAATTTTAATCTCACACTCATAGGTTTCCATCAGATCATCGTAGAGAATTGTATCCTCTATGTTAGCATCTATTTTTGCATCTGATTCTTTCCCAAGCTTTGACATTACGCATGATCTTGAACGCATTACTCTTGGCACACCGGGTTTGATTTCCAGAGAAGTGTTAAAAGCTTCAACAGCTTTCTCATGCTCTCCGGCGTTAAGATGTGCTATTCCTTTGTAGTACCAGCTCTTGGAATTTCCCCAGTTAAGAGAAATTGCTTTCTCAATTGATTCCATAGCTTCTTTGTGTCTTGAAAGATGAGATAGTACGAAGCCTCTCTTTGTCAGTGCTTTTACATTAGTTGGGTCTAAGTTCAGTGCTTGATCGAAATATTCCAAAGCCTCTTCACAACGATGTTCTTTTGAAAGGATATATCCTTTGCAGAACAATGAATCAGAATGCATCGGATTAATGGATAAAGCTCTTTCAATTGAATAATTGGCTTCTTTTGGCTGATCATTTTTGAGATGGGCTGCTCCTTTCCATGACCATGCAACGTAATTTCCCTGATCCAGTAAAAGCACCTTATTGAGGAAATCTATTGATTCCTCGTATTTTTCTAAAAGGAAAAATGCATTTGCTGTATTCATTCTATATTGTGGGATATCTGGTCTCAGTACGGTAGCCTTGCTTGAATACTCTATAGACTTTTCAAGGTTGCCTGCCCTCAAATAAGCAGAGCTTAGTGCAAAAAGAGCCCTGTGGTTAAAGGGTATAATACATATTGATTTCTCTAAGCAGTTAATAGCCTCGTCGTACCTGTGAGAGTTAAAGTAGGCAATACCTTTTCCGTAAAGTGTAGTTGATGAATCTGATTCTGAACTTTTGGATTTGTCAAAGGCCTGAATAGCTTCTTCATATTGTTTGAGTTTCAGAAGTAAACATGCTTTTTCATGCCATTCCTCAGCACTTTTAGGCTGCATGTTCACTATTTGCTTTTTACCTTTAATCTGCTTTGAGCTGTATTCTTCGTCCCACTTTTTGCAGAGATCTTTACATCTGTGGTTCTCTGGTTCAAATGATAAAGCCTCTTTTATATCAAAAATAGCATTTGGTAAACTGCCTTCTTTATAGAAGGATTCGGCCAGTCTAATAATATATCCATTATCTCGTATGGCAATATCTTACAAGCTGTGTATTGCCCCTCAGAACCTGTTGAAGGTTCAAAGAGAACTTTAATTTCATTTCCCCATTGGACGGTATTTGTCTGAGA
It encodes:
- a CDS encoding ATP-dependent helicase — encoded protein: MSQLNTGQSKAVSYTSGPLLILAGPGSGKTLTITQKVLKLINDGISPDRILALTFSEKAAGEMQNRIENDIGVGTGITVSTFHSFCNDLIREFSLDLGINRGTRLISKEHSHVWGTKNIDLFGFDHITLPSKPTDLITSLLEGVSQFHDHLIPPEELETYVSTSLTSGATLTDDETDQLLKLGDLAKFYYHYQQYKWKNNFIDYDDMIHLACNLLENNLFVKNKIGSRYDHILVDEFQDTNYAQLHLIHLMANGGNLTCVADDDQCIYRFRGAYLSNISQLKTFYPSLEKVTLDVNYRSTEQIVDISQQLIEINPEREQKNLVSSNGVGELIKVVKAPDDESEAEWVAGEVKRLVEKEGIEPRDIYILTRKRDDGRKFSEALRLQMIPVEDVGRLQLTYFPVIQEALAYMRIVSDPFNNGISFAKVLSREGVKEQNLQKINITARQLARNNNAIGDGIYEVLLNHLDNINIDQKDLVSSIITRIQELIVHKKNHVPSDTLKHLLIEKTDLYRSALQEDTRISRKNIEVLNALVRMVEDLELIGGGSEFEEVMEHMALVFDMDIEDGEAGDENTVKIMTIHQSKGKEAKAVFVCDMAARHLPLQHQKKTFTVPLKLAKGVQRGVEEKVLHLEEERRLAYVAMTRAKEKLYLVFPEKYLVNSNASKPSQFLEDIDHTQNTLVEMIDATASTGQYGLTANSPLQLKMNEYEAMVSMYARQGQLKQALESLLVLAQLRELEQSGDPANFDMHRFMQVTLKDPTELQDLIDDRLPALVDPAMRFSASKIKEYIDCPLKFKYNNILHIPTPHKTHLKVGTGMHAIYEEMARQKMQGKTPLISDAMKMLDDTWDGSVFPSATQEKQEHSKMEQMLEFWFQFEQTNPNETVAIEERFDLSINGSPFTGFIDRLDRTPVGDYIVIDYKTNKTPYTKNELKEDVQIALYCLAVKEKYGKLPVKAGHLYVHPNVAKLTLIDIEAKNVDAVLEKVKGAVEGILDEDFELKVQPNCYFCDYKGICEWK
- a CDS encoding tetratricopeptide repeat protein, yielding MQPKSAEEWHEKACLLLKLKQYEEAIQAFDKSKSSESDSSTTLYGKGIAYFNSHRYDEAINCLEKSICIIPFNHRALFALSSAYLRAGNLEKSIEYSSKATVLRPDIPQYRMNTANAFFLLEKYEESIDFLNKVLLLDQGNYVAWSWKGAAHLKNDQPKEANYSIERALSINPMHSDSLFCKGYILSKEHRCEEALEYFDQALNLDPTNVKALTKRGFVLSHLSRHKEAMESIEKAISLNWGNSKSWYYKGIAHLNAGEHEKAVEAFNTSLEIKPGVPRVMRSRSCVMSKLGKESDAKIDANIEDTILYDDLMETYECEIKILE